From a single Rosa rugosa chromosome 7, drRosRugo1.1, whole genome shotgun sequence genomic region:
- the LOC133722766 gene encoding gamma-interferon-responsive lysosomal thiol protein-like: MASHKFFSITVLTTLLSLCANALSRTEYNCSSQKVNLTIYYDTLNPYCEEFIVYELPKAFELELMHIINLRLVPYGNAYIQEPNNTISCQNGPAECYLNSIEACVISIWPDVVCSYFIISLTVMQNKHFKFIHCVAWQNLGRLQLKEDAWKSCSKITMLSDKPVSNCYKSGYAKKLLLRYANETKHLDPPHTNVPWVVINKRPLYYDYKNFVSYVCEAYQGHPKPSACTTPIFSSAKKSNSTHLHIYYYLLHLMSCAAFLIN; this comes from the exons ATGGCTTCTCACAAGTTCTTCTCCATCACTGTTCTAACAACTTTGCTCTCGCTCTGCGCCAATGCTCTGTCTCGTACGGAATACAATTGTTCTTCTCAGAAAGTTAACCTAACTATATATTATGACACTCTTAACCCGTACTGTGAGGAATTCATTGTATACGAGCTTCCAAAGGCATTTGAGCTGGAGCTCATGCACATTATCAACCTCCGTCTAGTACCATATGGAAATGCTTACATCCAAGAACCTAACAACACCATCAGTTGCCAG AATGGCCCAGCTGAATGCTACTTGAACAGTATAGAAGCTTGTGTAATCAGCATCTGGCCGGATGTG GTTTGTTCTTACTTCATCATCTCTTTAACTGTGATGCAGAataaacatttcaaatttattcaCTGTGTTGCATGGCAAAACTTGGGACGATTACAGTTAAAAGAAGATGCATGGAAATCATGTTCTAAAATAACAATGCTGAGTGACAAACCTGTCTCAAATTGCTACAAAAGCGGATATGCGAAAAAG CTTCTACTACGATACGCTAATGAAACAAAGCACCTAGATCCTCCTCATACAAATGTGCCATGGGTTGTCATCAATAAGCGACCACTATACTAT GACTACAAGAACTTTGTAAGCTACGTCTGTGAGGCTTACCAAGGCCATCCTAAACCATCGGCTTGCACAACACCTATCTTCAGCTCAGCTAAAAAGTCAAACTCAACCCACTTGCATATATATTATTATCTGCTGCACCTTATGTCCTGTGCAGCTTTCCTAATCAACTAG
- the LOC133721000 gene encoding kinetochore protein SPC24 homolog, producing MAVASGTLDIQWLISNSDDLVRVLKDPRDLNHLIHCLQNSQALRSSSDSDFAEAHNLLRDYEKKLDACKKKTEEAKTEAVADEELELLQRELDEGVRQEHLLMEELRVIGGEMDDLEGQRVAVLEKKKMLKKQKQDEFRAQRKLSMYASVTNIIPNLDEQSRVMGYIVDRDTKAVQNFEIDAEKMTAYETCNSIWKMITP from the exons ATGGCGGTCGCTTCTGGAACACTCGACATCCAGTGGCTGATCTCCAACAGCGACGACCTTGTGCGGGTCTTGAAGGACCCCAGAGACCTCAACCACTTGATCCACTGCCTCCAAAACTCCCAAGCCCTCCGCTCCTCCTCCGATTCCGATTTCGCCGAAGCTCACAACTTGCTCCGAG ATTATGAGAAGAAGTTAGATGCTTGCAAGAAGAAAACCGAGGAGGCGAAAACCGAGGCGGTTGCTGATGAGGAATTGGAGCTTCTTCAGAGAGAATTGGATGAGGGCGTTCGACAGGAGCATTTGCTTATGGAAGAGCTCAGA GTTATCGGCGGCGAGATGGATGATTTGGAAGGCCAAAGGGTTGCggttttggaaaagaagaaaatgttgAAGAAACAGAAGCAGGATGAGTTCAGGGCGCA GAGGAAGCTTTCCATGTATGCTTCTGTTACAAATATTATACCAAACCTGGATGAGCAGTCAAGAGTCATGGGCT ATATTGTGGATAGAGATACAAAAGCGGTACAGAACTTTGAAATTGATGCAGAGAAGATGACTGCCTATGAAACATGTAATAGCATTTGGAAGATGATAACTCCATGA
- the LOC133722500 gene encoding ubiquitin-activating enzyme E1 1-like produces the protein MLPRKRQVGGEVVVEEGEPDFANESPIKKLCTDESKGSDCKNTGNSNISSSNSSSSVKLPIMALGNGNSGDIDEDLHSRQLAVYGRETMRRLFASNILVSGMQGLGAEIAKNLVLAGVKSVTLHDEGVVELWDLSGNFFFTEDDIGKNRALACVQKLQELNNAVLISTLTTQLTKEKLSDFQAVVFTDISLDKAIEFDDYCHNHQPPISFIKTEVRGLFGSVFCDFGPEFTVLDVDGEDPHTGIVASISNDNPAMISCVDDERLEFQDGDLVLFTEVHGMTELNDGKPRKIKNARPYSFTIEEDTTNYAGYEKGGIVTQVKQPKVLKFKPLREAVKEPGDFLLIDFSKFDRPPLLHLAFQALDKFISELGRFPVAGSEDDATKFISLVTSINDSSADGRLEEIDQKILRHFAFGARAVLNPMAAMFGGIVGQEVVKACSAKFHPLFQFFYFDSVESLPTEALDPSDLKPLNSRYDAQISVFGAKLQKKLEDSKVFTVGSGALGCEFLKNLALMGVACGQEGKLTITDDDVIEKSNLSRQFLFRDWNIGQAKSTVAATAAALINSRINIEALQNRASPETENVFDDTFWENLDVVINALDNVNARLYIDQRCLYFQKPLLESGTLGAKCNTQMVIPHLTENYGASRDPPEKQAPMCTVHSFPHNIDHCLTWARSEFEGLLEKVPAEVNAYLTNPSEYTTAMKNAGDAQARNNLESVIECLDKERCETFQDCITWARLKFEDYFSDRVKQLTYTFPEDATTSSGTPFWSAPKRFPRPLVFSVDDLSHLQFVLAASILRAETFNIAIPDWVKSAQKFADAVNNVMVPEFQPKKDVKIVTDEKATNILPASIDDAAVINELVMKLEKFREQLPPAFKMNPIQFEKDDDTNYHMDVIAGFANMRARNYSIPEVDKLKAKFIAGRIIPAIATSTALATGLVCLELYKVLAGGHKIEDYRNTFANLALPLFSMAEPVPPKVIKHQDMSWTVWDRWIIKDNPTLKQLLNWLKEKGLNAYSISYGSCLLYNSMFPKHRERMDKHMVDLARDVAKAELPPYRNHFDVVVACEDDEDNDIDIPQISIYFK, from the exons ATGCTTCCTAGAAAGAGACAAGTGGGCGGAGAGGTTGTAGTAGAAGAAGGGGAACCAGATTTCGCCAACGAATCTCCAATCAAGAAGCTTTGCACCGACGAATCTAAGGGCAGTGACTGCAAAAACACTGGTAACAGCAATATCAGCAGCAGCAACAGTAGCAGCAGCGTCAAGCTGCCGATCATGGCATTAGGAAATGGGAATTCGGGGGATATTGATGAGGATCTCCACAGCCGGCAGCTTGCTGTGTACGGCCGTGAGACGATGAGGCGGCTCTTTGCCTCCAACATTCTTGTCTCTGGGATGCAAGGCCTTGGTGCCGAGATTG CAAAGAACCTTGTTCTTGCCGGTGTCAAGTCTGTGACCTTGCATGATGAAGGAGTTGTTGAGTTGTGGGACCTGTCTGGTAATTTCTTTTTCACCGAAGACGATATTGGAAAGAATCGGGCCCTTGCTTGTGTCCAAAAATTGCAAGAACTTAATAATGCTGTGCTCATTTCGACTTTGACAACTCAGCTGACTAAAGAAAAACTTTCTGATTTCCAG GCTGTAGTTTTCACTGATATCAGCTTAGACAAAGCAATTGAATTCGATGATTACTGCCATAATCATCAGCCTCCAATCTCTTTTATCAAAACTGAAGTACGGGGCCTTTTTGGCAGTGTGTTTTGTGACTTTGGTCCTGAGTTCACTGTTCTTGATGTTGATGGTGAGGATCCACACACAGGCATAGTCGCATCAATTAGCAATGACAACCCTGCTATGATATCATGTGTCGATGATGAGAGGCTTGAGTTTCAGGACGGGGATTTGGTTCTGTTCACTGAAGTCCATGGAATGACTGAGTTGAATGACGGAAAGCCGAGGAAGATTAAGAATGCAAGGCCGTATTCATTCACAATTGAGGAGGACACTACAAATTATGCAGGATATGAGAAAGGTGGTATAGTTACACAGGTTAAGCAACCCAAGGTGTTGAAATTTAAGCCCTTGCGAGAAGCAGTCAAGGAACCTGGTGATTTCCTTCTGATTGACTTCTCCAAGTTTGATCGGCCACCTCTCCTGCACTTGGCATTTCAGGCACTAGATAAGTTTATATCAGAGTTGGGACGCTTCCCTGTTGCTGGATCCGAGGATGATGCTACAAAGTTCATATCATTGGTAACTAGCATAAatgatagctcggcagatggGAGGCTTGAGGAGATTGATCAGAAGATTCTTCGTCACTTTGCATTTGGTGCTAGGGCTGTGCTGAATCCCATGGCTGCAATGTTTGGTGGTATTGTTGGACAGGAGGTTGTGAAGGCCTGTTCTGCAAAGTTTCACCCTCTTTTCCAG TTTTTCTATTTCGATTCGGTTGAATCACTTCCAACAGAAGCCTTGGACCCTAGTGATTTGAAGCCTCTAAACAGTCGGTATGATGCACAAATTTCAGTATTTGGAGCCAAGCTACAGAAAAAGCTGGAGGATTCAAAAGTGTTCACTGTTGGGTCTGGTGCACTAGGATGCGAGTTTTTGAAGAATTTAGCTTTGATGGGCGTTGCTTGTGGTCAAGAaggtaaattaacaattacagATGATGATGTCATTGAGAAGAGTAACCTTAGTAGACAATTTCTCTTCCGGGATTGGAACATTGGGCAGGCTAAATCAACAGTTGCTGCCACTGCTGCTGCACTTATAAACAGTCGTATCAATATTGAAGCACTGCAGAATCGTGCAAGCCCAGAGACTGAAAACGTGTTTGATGATACTTTCTGGGAGAATTTGGATGTTGTTATCAATGCTCTAGATAATGTGAACGCTAGGCTTTACATTGATCAGCGATGCTTGTATTTCCAGAAGCCACTTTTGGAATCAGGTACCCTAGGTGCCAAGTGCAACACACAGATGGTCATTCCTCACTTGACTGAAAATTATGGAGCATCACGGGACCCACCTGAAAAGCAAGCACCTATGTGCACAGTTCATTCATTTCCTCACAACATTGACCACTGCTTGACATGGGCTCGATCTGAGTTTGAGGGTTTACTTGAGAAGGTCCCAGCTGAAGTAAATGCCTACTTGACAAATCCTAGTGAGTACACTACTGCAATGAAGAATGCTGGTGATGCTCAGGCAAGGAATAACTTGGAAAGTGTCATTGAATGCCTTGACAAGGAGAGATGCGAGACATTTCAAGATTGCATAACCTGGGCCCGACTAAA GTTTGAGGACTACTTTTCCGACCGTGTGAAGCAGTTAACATATACTTTTCCCGAGGATGCTACAACCAGTAGTGGGACCCCATTCTGGTCTGCTCCCAAGCGTTTCCCTCGCCCACTGGTGTTCTCAGTAGATGATCTCAGCCACCTTCAATTTGTACTGGCAGCATCCATACTACGAGCTGAGACATTTAACATTGCAATTCCTGATTGGGTCAAGTCTGCTCAAAAGTTTGCTGATGCTGTTAACAACGTGATGGTACCTGAATTTCAGCCTAAGAAGGATGTGAAGATTGTAACAGATGAGAAAGCTACAAACATTCTACCGGCATCCATCGATGATGCTGCTGTTATCAACGAGTTAGTTATGAAGTTAGAAAAATTCAGGGAGCAGCTCCCACCAGCCTTCAAGATGAACCCTATTCAATTTGAGAAG GATGATGACACAAACTATCATATGGATGTAATAGCTGGATTTGCAAATATGAGGGCAAGGAACTATAGTATCCCTGAAGTCGACAAGCTGAAGGCCAAATTCATTGCTGGTAGAATCATTCCTGCAATTGCAACATCTACTGCTCTTGCAACTGGTCTTGTCTGCTTGGAGCTGTACAAGGTTCTGGCTGGAGGGCACAAGATAGAGGACTACCGAAACACCTTTGCCAATCTTGCTCTTCCTCTGTTCTCCATGGCTGAACCAGTACCTCCTAAAGTCATCAAGCACCAAGATATGAGCTGGACAGTTTGGGACAGATGGATTATAAAGGACAACCCAACTTTGAAGCAGCTCCTTAATTGGCTCAAAGAAAAGGGCTTAAATGCTTACAGCATCTCTTATGGCAGTTGCCTTCTGTATAACAGCATGTTCCCCAAGCACAGAGAGCGCATGGACAAGCATATGGTGGATTTGGCTAGGGATGTGGCAAAGGCGGAGCTGCCTCCATATCGGAACCACTTTGATGTGGTGGTGGCCTGCGAAGATGATGAGGATAATGATATTGACATCCCTCAGATCTCCATTTACTTCAAGTAG
- the LOC133722501 gene encoding protein NODULATION SIGNALING PATHWAY 2-like: protein MEYSALLEPSWPFHNLVNSPFDQSDLMNMDDTQMGSSDFSSLIINSDEFSDLSDTCSDPFASLFSGNDLIQVSSQVEVFPMNLEEFDPNLMIDCLYGSFLEGSEGSLPSQEISSQFSIEGDCVSNSLVTSEVSSMDSTSIQTSLTLPTEVVEIDNESSIRHLLKAHAESMANGQKELEEVIFRCIKDKVSPIGQTLDRLAFHLCREVVDDQQGDVDYLTQQSYKNFEPAFKLFYQNFPYGKFAHYAANSAILESIPEDTEMVHIVDFDMGEGVQLSQMIEALAQRLKTLRVTAIKWEDEESDCVLQGRFDERKKQLQNHARSFGLNLKVEEVALEDLVGEIKKTKKRGVKEFLAFNCMVSLPHMRRRRSRSLALEFLRLAKDLLAKSGNYRTGKTGIVTFGDGEACGRLENQLDFSSFFDGNLVHYQALSESMESNFPSHLAEARMVMENIFLAPYVSSQAWFQNWTEMREDCHVRPWFGLEGRRLSKENLMEAKEIVGDESSYGIRIGGENGNEMALEWRGNPLVRVSAWENQS from the coding sequence ATGGAATACTCTGCACTTCTTGAACCTTCTTGGCCATTCCACAATTTGGTGAACTCCCCTTTTGATCAATCTGATCTCATGAACATGGATGATACTCAAATGGGTAGCTCagatttttcttctttgatCATCAACTCAGATGAATTTTCTGACTTATCCGACACTTGTTCAGACCCTTTTGCCTCCTTGTTTTCTGGTAATGATCTGATTCAGGTCTCATCACAGGTGGAGGTATTCCCAATGAATTTGGAAGAATTTGACCCTAATTTGATGATAGACTGTTTGTATGGTAGTTTCTTGGAAGGGAGTGAAGGGAGTCTTCCTTCACAAGAAATCTCCTCACAATTTTCTATTGAAGGTGATTGTGTGTCAAATTCATTGGTGACTTCTGAAGTATCATCAATGGACTCGACATCAATCCAAACATCACTAACTTTGCCTACAGAAGTGGTGGAAATAGATAACGAATCAAGTATTCGTCATCTTCTCAAGGCTCATGCAGAATCCATGGCAAATGGACAGAAAGAGCTAGAGGAGGTAATTTTCAGATGCATCAAGGACAAAGTCAGCCCAATTGGGCAGACTTTGGATCGTCTTGCATTTCACTTGTGTCGAGAAGTTGTTGATGATCAACAAGGTGATGTTGATTATCTGACACAACAATCCTACAAGAATTTTGAGCCTGCATTCAAGTTGTTCTACCAAAACTTTCCCTACGGGAAGTTTGCTCACTATGCGGCAAACTCAGCAATCCTAGAGTCTATTCCCGAGGATACAGAGATGGTTCACATAGTAGACTTTGATATGGGAGAAGGGGTGCAGTTGTCACAGATGATTGAAGCTTTAGCACAAAGACTCAAAACACTGAGAGTGACAGCAATTAAATGGGAAGATGAAGAAAGTGATTGTGTTCTGCAAGGAAGATTTGACGAGAGAAAGAAGCAACTTCAGAATCATGCAAGATCTTTTGGCCTAAACTTGAAGGTGGAGGAAGTTGCACTAGAGGATCTGGTGGGAGAGATAAAGAAGACAAAAAAGAGGGGTGTAAAAGAATTCTTAGCCTTCAACTGTATGGTCTCGCTTCCACACATGCGGAGGAGGAGAAGCAGAAGTCTTGCATTGGAATTTCTGAGACTGGCTAAGGATTTGTTGGCCAAATCAGGGAACTACAGGACTGGGAAAACAGGAATTGTGACCTTTGGAGATGGGGAGGCTTGTGGGAGACTTGAAAATCAGTTGGATTTCAGCTCTTTCTTTGATGGGAATCTGGTGCATTACCAAGCCTTATCAGAGTCAATGGAATCAAATTTCCCAAGTCATCTAGCAGAAGCAAGAATGGTGATGGAAAACATTTTCCTAGCACCATATGTGTCGTCTCAGGCTTGGTTCCAGAACTGGACCGAAATGAGAGAAGACTGCCATGTACGACCATGGTTTGGGCTGGAGGGTCGTAGACTAAGCAAGGAGAACTTGATGGAAGCCAAGGAAATTGTTGGAGACGAAAGCTCCTATGGAATTAGGATTGGAGGAGAGAATGGAAATGAGATGGCCTTGGAATGGAGAGGGAATCCTTTGGTTAGAGTTTCAGCCTGGGAAAACCAAAGCTAg
- the LOC133723771 gene encoding protein NODULATION SIGNALING PATHWAY 2-like → MESAFLEPWFFENFIDSSFDQPDFINMDDTPIDSPDFSSLFNSNEVFKISEIASDPFATLFPGDDLIQVTSQVEEVSMDLEAYETNLMIEGFYGNSLEGSEGSFPSQQASSHQFSAEGNDVWSPNSIVNSEASSMDSTSIQSPLNLPREEEGIENQLSIRHLLQAFAEAKEYGQKDLEEVILSCINEKVSPIGESFERLAFNLCQEVVDEHQQGGDYLKQESLKNFEAAFKVFIQNFPYARFAHYVANSAILEAIPAEAEAIHIVDFDMREGVQLSQLIEALAQRFKTLKLTAIKWEEEESDCAPPHGRFEETKKQLQNHARSFGLNLKVEEVAMEDLMTEIKKAKKRGGGKEFLAFNCMVSLPHMRRRRSRGYVMEYLRLAKELLANSGNSKTTKSGIITFGDGDACERLGNHSSFSSFFNENLVHYQALLESMELNFPSHLAEARMAMECIFIAPFVSSQAWFQKWTEMKDCQVQPWFGLEGRRLSKENLMEAKEIVGDERSYGIRIEGLNGNEMVLEWKGTPLVRVSTWENQS, encoded by the coding sequence ATGGAATCTGCATTTCTTGAGCcttggtttttcgaaaattttATAGACTCATCTTTTGACCAACCTGATTTCATCAACATGGATGATACTCCAATTGATAGCCCAGACTTCTCTTCTCTGTTCAACTCAAATGAAGTTTTCAAAATTTCGGAAATTGCATCAGACCCTTTTGCCACCCTGTTTCCGGGTGATGATCTGATTCAAGTGACATCCCAAGTGGAGGAAGTTTCAATGGATTTGGAAGCATATGAGACTAATTTGATGATAGAGGGTTTCTATGGTAATTCATTGGAAGGGAGTGAAGGGAGTTTTCCATCACAGCAAGCTTCTTCACACCAATTTTCTGCTGAAGGAAATGATGTGTGGAGTCCAAATTCAATAGTGAATTCTGAAGCATCATCAATGGACTCAACATCAATCCAATCACCACTAAATTTGCCTAGAGAAGAGGAGGGAATCGAGAATCAATTGAGTATTCGTCATCTACTTCAAGCTTTTGCTGAAGCCAAGGAATATGGCCAGAAAGATCTAGAGGAGGTTATTCTCAGCTGCATCAATGAGAAAGTCAGCCCAATTGGAGAGTCTTTCGAGCGCCTTGCATTCAACTTGTGCCAAGAAGTTGTTGATGAACATCAACAAGGCGGcgattatctcaaacaagaatcCTTGAAGAATTTTGAGGCTGCATTTAAGGTGTTCATCCAAAACTTCCCCTATGCTAGGTTTGCTCACTATGTAGCAAACTCAGCAATCCTCGAGGCGATTCCAGCGGAAGCTGAGGCAATTCACATAGTGGATTTCGACATGAGAGAAGGGGTCCAGTTGTCTCAACTTATTGAGGCTTTAGCACAAAGATTCAAAACACTAAAATTGACAGCCATCAAGTGGGAAGAGGAAGAGAGTGATTGTGCTCCTCCACACGGGAGATTTGAGGAGACAAAGAAGCAACTCCAGAACCATGCTAGATCCTTTGGCTTAAACTTAAAGGTGGAAGAAGTAGCAATGGAGGACTTGATGACTGAGATAAAGAAGGCAAAGAAGAGGGGTGGAGGGAAAGAATTCTTAGCCTTCAACTGTATGGTTTCACTTCCACAcatgaggaggagaagaagcagAGGGTATGTCATGGAGTATCTGAGACTGGCTAAGGAGTTGTTAGCCAATTCTGGGAACTCCAAGACTACTAAAAGTGGTATTATAACTTTCGGTGATGGGGATGCTTGTGAGAGACTTGGAAATCACTCGAGTTTCAGCTCATTCTTTAATGAGAATCTAGTGCATTACCAAGCCTTGCTGGAGTCAATGGAGTTGAATTTCCCAAGTCATCTGGCAGAAGCAAGAATGGCGATGGAATGCATCTTCATAGCACCTTTTGTCTCTTCCCAGGCTTGGTTCCAAAAGTGGACAGAAATGAAGGACTGCCAAGTTCAACCATGGTTCGGGCTTGAGGGTCGGAGATTGAGCAAAGAAAATTTGATGGAAGCCAAGGAAATTGTGGGAGATGAAAGATCCTATGGAATCAGGATTGAAGGACTCAATGGGAATGAAATGGTATTGGAATGGAAAGGAACTCCTCTGGTTAGAGTATCAACTTGGGAAAACCAAAGCTAA